Within the Periplaneta americana isolate PAMFEO1 chromosome 6, P.americana_PAMFEO1_priV1, whole genome shotgun sequence genome, the region aaattttttttaactttcacctacaatccgcaatgacctgaaatagctactgctttactcctacatgaaaaaccgactgacagtcctaacattgttacttgcgttttcgcgttcaaactaaaaaactgaaggtgtataggttcaagaaaaagtatttggtacaAAAAAACCATTCaaagggaatatgtttcattattatggaagcaaataactttcagaatgtctggtattcttcattaaaaataaatctgaaaaatgtttatttgaacgtctaatgaacttagtttgcagtatttgctgcacaagccactagttagcgatataattaaaaaaaattagcattttatttacgtaacttacagtaaatgttctactttctatgacatattacgataataatgtgtgtttgtaaagacAATTTCGAATATCTCAAGCTTAATTTTAGTCATCAATTTCAGATTCTATGATGtcagtcaaataatattttattcttggatgatctaccaatgccaatggtatttcaGACCCCGAAAAGTCCATTTgaacacatgaaagcattcatatgaacgaatgtaaaatatttttgcatGTGTATCTACATGACCACCAAAGCTGACTACAATTGCAGTTTTGTAGCAGAAGTTATAGCTACATCTAGCCCTCTcttcactagtattatttacctcgatgatcacgccaaataccaacaattattgttttttaatcatattacgattgagatggaagtgtacacATAGATCTACACTATCATTTATCACACGATTCTTTAATTAAAAACCCTTGCACCTACTTGTACAGAGCTCACTGTACCTATCGACCATATTACTACTTAAAACTTgtgcaaacaaaagtaactataaataacaaaaaaatcgccaacaaaatactagtggtgacatctatggacgacaatagatattgaacttgaagttacctcaacaaTTAGTTACAAgcactgataaatctacatttaactttccggaaacacatgaaagttatcagtacagttaaatttttaagaacagttaagtaactgagagttaactgaggtgtaccagaaaccaGGCATTAGTCTATTAAGTAAAGAGTTTGTctatgcaaatcgagctttcaggcataactccgtgtaaagttgatttgaataatttcgggggGAAAATTATTccagggctgggtatcgaacccgggaccttttggttaaacatactaactgagctacccaggaactccaccagaCACCAATCCAAATTTTCCTTCTAtaaccacagacctcaaagtgggttgacaaatgtcaagcaaccaacactgagtgcacactaactctgtgcgacttaaattgctgtttttctgttaatgaacagtgatgtatattatgcaaatcgagctttcaggtataactccctgtgaagttgattttaataatttcaggggaaaaattgttccggggccaggtatcgaacccagtACCTTTTGGTTAAAtgtgccaactgagctacccgggaactctactggtacatttaaccaagaggttccgggttcgatacccggcccaagAATAATTTTTTCCccagaaattattcaaatcaactttacctgaaaactcgatttgcataatatacatcactgttcattaacagaaaaatcacaatttaagtcacacagagttagtgtgcactcaatgttggttccTTGAcatttgtcagcccactttgaggtctgcggatatagaaggaaaaattggatcggtgtctggtagagtttctgggtagctcagtaggtacgtttaaccaaaaggtcccgggttcgatacccggccccggaacaatttttcccccgaaATTATTTAAGAGTTTGTCTGATTTCTAATCAAAACAGTTTTTAGTAATCATCTGTTTCGTCCGAGTTTTTGCTTATCTTAAGTAGTCTTGATTCACATTAACTCGGATAATAGAAATTCTACTGTACTGAGGTATGGATGGAAAGTCAAATTCTATAAAACTGGCAGTAAAAATGAATTGAATGTTGTATACTGAAATGAAACAGTTACCTGTTGATGGCTCTTTCTGAAGCCAATCTGCTGCTGATGGTTCTTTCTGAAGCTGATCTGCTGACTTATCAGGAGTGATTCTATTCCTACTACACTCTTCATCTACCacttctccatcttctaattgcTCTGTGACCATACTGTCCTCCACTTTGTCATTTTCACTCAAAATGTTTTCAGTCTGTGTTTCACATCTCTTTTCTGCTACAACGTCAgagtatcttcttctgcctccatCTGATGTGGATCCCTTCTCTTCAGGAGCATGCAGAATTCTACTTTTACTAGAGTCAAACACCTCCAGTAAAGATGAAGAATTATGACTAGAATCTCTCATAGCGACATGACCTCTGTATCGTTCACCGTGATATCTATCATTACGATATCTGTCATCATGGTCCCGAAATCTATCTCTGTCTTTTCTTCTGAATGAACTTCTGTGTGGACTGAAATTCCTTCTCCAATCTACTTCTTGATTTCTCCTGCTAACACGCGATACCAACCTTGTTCTTCTTTTCTCTTCCATGGTTTCATCATATAACAGTTGCAATGGTGAAATTGATGTTTTAGAAGATGATGACATGGGAGATATTGATCTTCTACGATCCAAAGATCGAGATCGGGATTGTCTTCTATACACAGGTGACGATGCCCATCTTCTATGAACAGGACATGGTGATCTTCGCTTATGAATATCATTTACACTACCTCTTGCTTTGTTTACCGATGTACTTGGTCTCTGGTGGTCAGGAGATAGTGATTTTATTCTGTAACCATCAGCTTTACTATCATGTTCCAAATTTTTATTGTGTGACTGAAATTCTCTGTACTTCCCTTTTGATATTTTATCACTTTCTACATGCCTGTCTTTTTCATGACTAATAGAAGTACTCATACTTTTGACGTCACAAGCATTTCCTTCTTTGATATCAGAAATTGGAAATTCACAAATTACTTTCTCCAGTTTGCTTGTGTGAGCACCATTGGTGACACAATCAGGCAAATAACAATACAATTCCTGGAAATCCGTGATTGTACACACACCAGCCTTCTCACCTCTCTCCGACTCATTATCTGATAATTCGAATTCATATGATAAAGTCGAAATATCACCAAATGCAAAGTTATTACCTTTGGGCCCATCATCTGCATATCTTATTTCTATGCAAGTTTCATTTTCAGAAACAATTATCCGTTTGTATTCTGAGTTAGTTTGCTCTCTCAATGTATCTTCCACTGGTGGAGATGATTTCCCGACTTGTTCCTGAACATTATGTTCAACATCTGTTTCCTTTAACTTGGTTGTTACTTTTGATGCAGATGTATCTTCCATTGGTGGAGATGAATTCCCGATTTGTTCCTGAACATTACGTTCAACATCTGTTTCCTTTAAATTGATTGTTACTTTTGATGGAGATGATTTCCCGACTTGTTCCTGAACATTACGTTCAACATCTGTTTCCTTTAAATTGATTGTTACTTTTGATGGAGATGATTTCCCGACTTGTTCCTGAACATTACGTTCAACATCTGTTTCCTTTAAATTGATTGTTACTTTTGATGGAGATGATTTCCCGACTTGTTCCTGAACATTACGTTCAACATCTGTTTCCTTTAAATTGATTGTTACTTTTGATGGAGATGATTTCCCGACTTGTTCCTGAACATTATGTTCAATATCTGTTTCTTTTAATTTGGTTGTTACTTTTGATGGagactttttctttttctttctcttagcaggctttttcttttcattacgtTTTACTGGTCCTTTCAGTTTCGTAACTTTTACTCTGTTTtcatttggagatttatctttcttttcttttacaaGCAGTTTCCATAAAATACTCTCGGTCAGATCTATAGGAGTTTTTTTGACTTCAGAGAAATTCTTGATAGGACTCACATCTTCACCAAGCAAATCCCTTATTCTCTTGTTTGCATTAGCTTCCCTTTCAGCTGGACTAAGTTTCTTTCTATTGGTTTTGCTACCAGCAGTAAGAGGAGTAACTGTAACATCTACTGAAGGATTCTCATTGCATTTTTCTGTATCAGACTCTTTAACAGTATTATACTGACCTTTGTGGTCATCCTCAATATTTGTAGCAGAGGTTGTGCTGAGATTTGTCTGTATATCCTGCACTCTATTAGGAGTTGCTTCTAAATCTCTACGAATATCCATGACAGGCACAGGTGTAGGGACTGCTATGTCACACAATTTTGTCTCTTCTCCACCATGCAATTTCGCTACTTGTCTTTCTATCTGTGAGAAGTTAAGCTGTTCGGGCTGAGTCCCTTCGTCATCTGAACTCAGATGCAATGCTGGGAAGTCCTCAGAACTGCTATCCTCACATGTCACAGGCTGACAACTCGGAGACTGTGTCACTACAGGATGAGCCTGAATAGCTATCTTCTGCCTCGTCAATTTTTCTGCGATTGCCTCCACAGAAAGATGCGAACTTTTCCTCGGTGTTGTCTTAAAAGGCGTGTTCTCTTTCATAGTCACTTGCGAACCTTCCTTTGCTGGTGTTGTGTCCATGCTGCCTTGTTTTATAGCAAAAGCTTGAATTGGTTCATTATCGCCTTTATTTGGGGTAACTGCACTAATTTTCACTGGATTTACTTCACTCTTATCTTGACTACCAAGCACCACATTTTCCACTCTCTTTATTCCACTGTTGACAGGGTTTCCATCCATAGTATTTTCTACTTGATATATGTCATCCCTAGAATGAATAGTATGTGTAGGATTAACCTCTAGTGTTGTTTCAGACTGTAATCCATGGGGAGCAGCACATGCTGCAAAAGTAATACTATCTATCTTCTTCTCAGTGTGTTTTATATTACTATCTGTTGAACTTGATATATCTGTATCCTTCAATTTTGCAAGCATCCGGCGTTTCTTGTCTTCTAGTTCGCTGATTATTGCTGCAGTATTTGAAAAATGAGATGCGCGTGATCTGGTTCCCGCTGTATCATATTTAAAGGGAGATAGGCCTACCATTAAACTATCTTTATTCTGATTCTGTTGAGAGATGGAGTCTTCCTTGTCCATGTCTTCATCGTTAGGCAGGAATTTCTCTCGAATATCTTCCTCCCATGTACGTGGTGATTTTGGAGATTTACTCCACATCTGTGATCCTCTACTCGAAGTCCTTGCCACTTCTTCAGTATGTTCTTTTGAACTGACTGCATCTGAagattttctcttttcatttgcaGCTGATTTACTTCCTTTTGTTTCTGATGTATTCTCGGCTTCAATTTCAGAAAGTTCTTTTGGCAAATATTCATTACTGGATTCGAAATCAGGATCGTCGCTTGGGGAGTCATTAGGAAAAAGTTTTCGCCAAGCATCCTCAACAAATCTTTTAATAACTTTATTCTTTGTCTtatgtttctgtttcttttttaatattttgttcgaACCTTGTTTTTGTTTAGTCTTCCCTTTGTGTGGGCTTGTTTGTACTTGTGCCCTATTGTCAGATTCGCCTTTTATGTTCGTATTTAACTGAATTTTCTTTCGTTTTGACttggatttattttcataacCCAAACTTATTTGTGCACTTGGTATATCTCCATAATCATCACTTTTATTAGAACGTAACTGTGATCTAGTCTTCCCCTTTGTAGTCTCTTGCTCTGAACTAACTAGATCtgaatttgttttcttatttatcttGTCCCGAAAATTAACACCATTTGAAGGAGCCATTCCTTTCATCAATCTCTTAGATTttcctgtcttctcttgaatTGATATTGTAGGTTTTGAATtgctttcatttttgttttctaagCTCATTTGTGTTTCTCTCCGACTTTTAGAAATTTCGCTTTCTGAAAGAGaattttttctcttaaatgagaCAAGAAGTGAGCTATCTTCATTTTCAACTTCGGAGTttgtttgtatttccatttcatcTTCAGAATCATCACTGTCAATTCCTGAATgctttgtttgtttttctgttaGTACTGAAGCTGAGCTAGTTGGCTGTTTTgagtttctattattttcattctttgaatCTGTTTGTGATTCAAACTCATTTTGACTCCTGTTAAGTGAACTAACTCTTCTTCTCGATGACCGTTTTGACTGaattttatttccaatctttactTCTGAATCTGATTCCACATTCAAATCATTCGAATTTAAAGATTTTCTTGAAACAAATCTTCCTTTTCTGTCAGCTGATCCTgcagacatggcacctgaacgtttTGTCTGTCCTTTTCCACttcctttatttatattttctttttcttgttttcttctgTCTGATGAAGAAAGGCTGCAAGAAACAGTGTCCAAAGTATTTCCTTTCTCTTCATCTCGTGAAGTTTTATCCAAAACAGGAGATGCTTTGCTAGTGCAAttcttgttgtcagcatctcctGTACTGAAATTCCGAAAACCATCAGACTCTAACTTATTACATTCTTCAATTAACACTTGCATCAAAGGCTTGTCCGAAGTATTTAGATCCTGTTCATTTGATGGTTTATAATAGGAAGAACATGAAGAGTAATCTGTTGGTCTTGTCACAAAAGATGGAGTTCCTTCACTTGACTGGCACGATTGTGGTGTTACTGAAATACAGGGTGTTGGTGGTGGGAAATTTGGAGTCTGTATGAAAGAACAAGATATAACAGTGCTACTAATTGCTTGTTTCGTATATGGAGTGTCATGTGGTTGTGGACTGAGGACACGGGGTGTTAAAGGtggaacagaaaattcaattcCACCAGGGTCATCAATCTTGTTTGGAGTATCGAGAGCTGCAGTTGCAACTGATCTAGGTTCAGCATCAGGTATCTCTGATGTACCATTTACTTGTTTCTGTGTTTTAGATATTTTAACTGTGGAATTTCCAGAGACAGTAGCAGAGGGTTCAGCATTACCAGATACAGAGGACATTAAATCCTTACTTTCTAATGTGGACGTGTCTTGAACATTGTTTCTTTGCATAGAAAGTATATTTCTTGAATCAGACAGGTACTTATCTTCAGTATTTATTTGCATTGTTTCATTTTCAGtagttttgttatttttcttactATCAGAATCTTCAGTTTGAATAACAAATGTTTCCACGGTTTCTTCGATATCTAGTTGACTGTTTGTTTGCGACacatgcaagttatcttgaactattGTTCTTTTGGCAGCTTTTAGCTTTGTAGGAGATTGAATGACTTTAGAGCTACTAGCCAACGAAAGAGGAGAACCAACAGATGCACATGGGCTAGCAGGACCAATGGAATCAGCATCTGAACTTTCAGAAAGGtcaatttcatttatatttgaagtttCTGGTATTAAAAACTTATTTGGTTCTGTATTTGTAACATGGTTTTCTGCTGAATCTATAACTATTTCACTCTTACACGTTTCCTCCAGCAGGTCAACATGCACATCATTATCCATTTCATTCAAAACACTTCTTCTCTTTAGTTTACCTTCATTAGGATTTCCTGAAGATTTCTCCTCTGAATCTGGATGTACACATTCACTTTCATTTAGAGTCTCCATATTTCTTTCATGTAATGCAGACTTTCCTTTTGCTGGGACATCAGAGTCAGCATGGATCCTTTCCTTCATGTCACTGTCCTCATTTACTTCCTGAGTGTTATCCACAGATTTGTCAACTAGTATATCTGAACTTGACGGAATTCTCTCAGATTTTCTAGTTTCCGCCCTACattgaacttcattatttacACTGATATCTGTAATAAGACATTCTTCTATTCTTCTCGCTTCTTCCTTTGTTATCTGCGAGGCTCTTCTCCTAGGCTTTGTTGTTGTCTTTATCACCTCCTTCAAGTCACTGATCCCACTTGCTTCCTTGGGATCTTCCACAGACTTTTCAACTTCTAGATCTGAACTTGATGGAATCTCCTCAGATTTTTTAGTTTTCGCACTAGAGTGATCTTCTTCACTTGCACCGATATCTGTAATTAGACATTCTTCTATTCGCCTCGCTTCTTCCTCTGTTACTTTTGAGAATCTTCTCCTGGGTTTTGTTGTCGTTATCACCTTCTTTTTTGTAACTTTCTCTTCGGACTGATGATTATCATCTTCTGGTGGCAACAGGTTTCCGTCATAATCGGCATTTAAAAGAGCCCGAAGATCAGCATCCCACGTTTTCTTTGTTTTAGGAAGAGATAATTTGTTTTTAGAGTCTTCTTCAATTGTGTTGGATGCTGATATATGTTCATCATCTTTATTTTCTGTAATGTTTGACATTTTGTTAGCTTCTTCTGCTATGACATCAGCCTCAGTTTCTGTAGCTGGTTCATCAAACCCAGTTTCATCGTCTACTGCATCAACATCCTCTTCATCTTCATTTATCATCTGTCCAATTCCTGTTGCTTTATCCCAATCTCCACAAAGTTGCGGAGGAGGGCTTCTTGTGGCTATTGGTGGTACCTTATTTCTATTATTCTCAGTATCTGCACTGGACAAACCAGTGACAGATGTTGATAAAGGTTTGTGACTTGCACTTGTGTCAGTGTTATCGGGTGACTTAAATAATGTTGACCGTATTTTCCTTATTGTTTCTGTTACTTTCTCAGATGTTTTAGGGGACTGTTTTTTACTACGTTGATGTTTTGGAGACGTATGAGATTGCCTAAAAGAATTAGTTTTGGGTGGCGTTGTGAAATCTAATGCTCTTACATGTCGCTGTTTACGTGGCGTACTAAGACTCAACCTCTTGGAATTCACAGCTTTCCTTCCTTGAGATGTTGAAGGCTGAGGAGTGTCACGAGATTTCTGTTTTGAAGCGTTATTACTACGCTTTTCACTCACAGTTGCACACGAGATGCCGGGTTTGGGTGTATCACgagatttctgttttgaaacattACTAGGTTTGCTGATCACAGCTGGACTGTTAACACCAGATGTTGATGTGTGTCCACTACTAACGAGAATATTATTCTTGCTGAGGTTAACCAGATTCGTAAGATTTGGACTTGGTGGAAGTTTATCAATATTCTGCAATGACATGCTGGTAGTACTTTTGCTTTTACTTTGATCTCTTTCATCTTTATTGTGACAATCTCTGTCAATGTCATCTGATGATTTTGATTTATTCACAGTTCTACTTGGATAGTTGTCTGGTGTTTCTTTAAGATCCAGAGCCCCCAATAGCTTTTCTCTTCCCGTTTCCTGAGTCGAAGTAACTCCATTTTCTTGTGCACTGATGGAAGACATCTTTGTCTGTGGTGACTCCACGATAATACTGGGAAGACTATGACCAGAACCTGTTGGATACTGCTGCTCTGTGTTTGGACATGATACTTCGATATCATTACTATCATCAGCATACAAAGTAATACCCATTACAGTACTTGAGTTAAGAACTCTGCCCCTTTTTTGAGATCGTGTCTGTATTTCTGTCTTATCCTTAACATTCATCTTTCCACTAGCAGAGCTTAACTTGTTGCATTTCATTGATGATTTGGTTTGTCTGAGTTTTCCTTTAGGTATGCTGTCATCGATGTTTGGCAGACCGGGCTGACATCTTTCTGTAATACAAAATGTGACAAATCTAATGAGCGACTGCCTTATATTCATCTTAAAATCTAGATGAGGCAATAAAATCTTACAGCACATAAAAGCAAGAAggaatcgaaccgggccacctggtttcgcggccagacgcgctaaccattactccacaggtgtggattccaTAGTTATAACACTAATTAAAATGGTAAAAGCTTATATGGATCACTTACACTTCAGCAACTTTCTGGAAACATGTTTTATGAAACTGTTTcatttttcaaacataaataacacccataaattgtaatttacaaaCAATCCACAGAAGGATAACTGCCACTTATGGTTATAACAGTGAGGGAGACAATATCATCACATATatgcaggggcggctcgtccataagaactgcggagctgcagcactccctgctttgacaggaaaataaaaatagtatttattttaatttgtagaagaattgttacagcttttattggtaaattgctttatatttcatctggccgagaatatatactattatcttatgcataatctttttgcgtgtcgactgtactggaattgacactgcattcaaagtcgtcctgggatctgcagggtgggacagctcatagagtgtgtcttgcatggtcagggggtagagaggtgaagggaggcagagggaaactgccgctgtttaaaacctatatttcgctgcagtggcttgcagagccaggccaaaGGGAAGATTCTTTCCTCCACTCCCATACCTCTATTGTAATGCTgcatcaaatggattctctattcccttgaaacttaatgacaaaatttttattttctcttcacatacttactattgtagaatcttatcgagttaatataacgaaattaatattctcttttgccttattattacgtatatatccagcctccagcagaacctaatatttgccttaactcataatgattgcacgagtagaatccttttgatatagcatgtagaatacgaaagagacttcttttccagttttagaaaattgttgaccatcagtatatttgagtgttgctttggtataacgtcttagtaccgtaacttaaccagtgcaaatgtgcaagcattagtgtgtgtgaattatagaatattaattttatttttctcaactttcccttgcggagaagattgatgtaatgaagtgaaattaaaggcttgtccgttacccgacttaaatcttactcaagcttcatccagccgaaatagtgcatataatatgtaaggaagtataacaatgaaatttatgctaagcatttgtggtaacgtggatgtgaaaaaaaaattctgtattttgttttccttgactCCTCTTCGGGGTGATGCTggatggactaggagtggtgtgacagatttaggacatttgcccctaaaaattaaaaagtacgaaTCTTTGCAGTCTCACCTGTAAAACTGCGCAATTAAGTgaagcgaacagaacaaacatcctcgaacataatcaagaagtgagaaaaaatcgtgaaattattaaaaaaaaaaaaattaattgtatcacATTTTGTGACCAATATTAACTTCGCcataggggacatgatgaaaaaacgattcgaagaaccctggtgtatttcgtgggttgctacagttcgtaaGTAATCAGAAcaagcctctcaaaaatcatatGGAACATGctactgtttaaaggtaattctaaaacaattcagaatgaactgctagattgcatgttgagtgtctgccgatctgaaattcagactgaaatcgatggtattagttttgctttgttttgtttttttttttttaagtgattatggcaaatgatgccacagacatctcccaactaagtcagaaagttttggtttttcgatatgtagtgcatttatttttgtcctatactgtGATGTTATGTGAGGTTTTGTGTCCTCACAACTAGATAGCACCTTCTGTATCGTTTACTATGCATTTCTGCTAGATGGCGGTTTCCATTTTTGTTTGGTGTGCATACCCGCCAGGTGGCATATTTGTGTTTGCCCTACCGGGTCCGAGATTAACTATCCTTAGCTTAGTTTTGAGACGAGCGATGTGATTCGCCGGTTTAAATGTTAACGGATTGTTCTTGTCTTGCCTGCCGAGCTTGCTGATTGAAGTGAGTTGACTGCAGTACACGCGAGAGGAGAATCGACCACAGGACGTGTAGTTGGAGAGTAGCATTGCTACAGTGAACTTTGAGTCTGGAGACATCTACACATGGGAACAGGCAGTGTGTCTGCTCAGACTA harbors:
- the LOC138701957 gene encoding titin-like isoform X3; amino-acid sequence: MESFLPSEVARLVYGYLESAKCNDAARNFLEKSPHLSECLAVFKEGRGFNTKPGGYSLQDILDEYCEIRSLVSERIQRLPENSAEKLRQSGSLIGQLRYLIDATRSGQTLLVSITVPPQGASPQGSNSCVTSILSGRTKSRIHSTSDRGKRNVVRTAQESKQQHTKDSDDKQPSTSSSMLLVEATPLESLPGMSGTLDTQSTQTVQENGNSEDCEREKRSSNDDQTAESDLCEHPDAPCENASKVCPCSSSQCKKCSDRDRTSKYQNTSYSRTNSSSTVDVHNSSLCEDGPIFTSSPKRKSLNSSKRKCANPTPVKGVTPVKNLSPSKVRRSHSDDNDSSESLDFSVLTRALLDNKELHEKIAENINRVIRNTGPGEGLENVENNASTTAAVEPSSTEVSPIIAGSSAPASASDMMLHELNHAIKTIVDETQQDPVFERFLEEIIGPLDDEMTPSPAENQSEGDDAVPDLAPPPKQTKGSLHTHHKKVVASQHPHEEQNLESSDVPLKQRLRSARQRKVDVPSSSSSARSGLLLPTSGNRFVPIVPRMVETPVTTTVTTHLTGSTNPRHLERCQPGLPNIDDSIPKGKLRQTKSSMKCNKLSSASGKMNVKDKTEIQTRSQKRGRVLNSSTVMGITLYADDSNDIEVSCPNTEQQYPTGSGHSLPSIIVESPQTKMSSISAQENGVTSTQETGREKLLGALDLKETPDNYPSRTVNKSKSSDDIDRDCHNKDERDQSKSKSTTSMSLQNIDKLPPSPNLTNLVNLSKNNILVSSGHTSTSGVNSPAVISKPSNVSKQKSRDTPKPGISCATVSEKRSNNASKQKSRDTPQPSTSQGRKAVNSKRLSLSTPRKQRHVRALDFTTPPKTNSFRQSHTSPKHQRSKKQSPKTSEKVTETIRKIRSTLFKSPDNTDTSASHKPLSTSVTGLSSADTENNRNKVPPIATRSPPPQLCGDWDKATGIGQMINEDEEDVDAVDDETGFDEPATETEADVIAEEANKMSNITENKDDEHISASNTIEEDSKNKLSLPKTKKTWDADLRALLNADYDGNLLPPEDDNHQSEEKVTKKKVITTTKPRRRFSKVTEEEARRIEECLITDIGASEEDHSSAKTKKSEEIPSSSDLEVEKSVEDPKEASGISDLKEVIKTTTKPRRRASQITKEEARRIEECLITDISVNNEVQCRAETRKSERIPSSSDILVDKSVDNTQEVNEDSDMKERIHADSDVPAKGKSALHERNMETLNESECVHPDSEEKSSGNPNEGKLKRRSVLNEMDNDVHVDLLEETCKSEIVIDSAENHVTNTEPNKFLIPETSNINEIDLSESSDADSIGPASPCASVGSPLSLASSSKVIQSPTKLKAAKRTIVQDNLHVSQTNSQLDIEETVETFVIQTEDSDSKKNNKTTENETMQINTEDKYLSDSRNILSMQRNNVQDTSTLESKDLMSSVSGNAEPSATVSGNSTVKISKTQKQVNGTSEIPDAEPRSVATAALDTPNKIDDPGGIEFSVPPLTPRVLSPQPHDTPYTKQAISSTVISCSFIQTPNFPPPTPCISVTPQSCQSSEGTPSFVTRPTDYSSCSSYYKPSNEQDLNTSDKPLMQVLIEECNKLESDGFRNFSTGDADNKNCTSKASPVLDKTSRDEEKGNTLDTVSCSLSSSDRRKQEKENINKGSGKGQTKRSGAMSAGSADRKGRFVSRKSLNSNDLNVESDSEVKIGNKIQSKRSSRRRVSSLNRSQNEFESQTDSKNENNRNSKQPTSSASVLTEKQTKHSGIDSDDSEDEMEIQTNSEVENEDSSLLVSFKRKNSLSESEISKSRRETQMSLENKNESNSKPTISIQEKTGKSKRLMKGMAPSNGVNFRDKINKKTNSDLVSSEQETTKGKTRSQLRSNKSDDYGDIPSAQISLGYENKSKSKRKKIQLNTNIKGESDNRAQVQTSPHKGKTKQKQGSNKILKKKQKHKTKNKVIKRFVEDAWRKLFPNDSPSDDPDFESSNEYLPKELSEIEAENTSETKGSKSAANEKRKSSDAVSSKEHTEEVARTSSRGSQMWSKSPKSPRTWEEDIREKFLPNDEDMDKEDSISQQNQNKDSLMVGLSPFKYDTAGTRSRASHFSNTAAIISELEDKKRRMLAKLKDTDISSSTDSNIKHTEKKIDSITFAACAAPHGLQSETTLEVNPTHTIHSRDDIYQVENTMDGNPVNSGIKRVENVVLGSQDKSEVNPVKISAVTPNKGDNEPIQAFAIKQGSMDTTPAKEGSQVTMKENTPFKTTPRKSSHLSVEAIAEKLTRQKIAIQAHPVVTQSPSCQPVTCEDSSSEDFPALHLSSDDEGTQPEQLNFSQIERQVAKLHGGEETKLCDIAVPTPVPVMDIRRDLEATPNRVQDIQTNLSTTSATNIEDDHKGQYNTVKESDTEKCNENPSVDVTVTPLTAGSKTNRKKLSPAEREANANKRIRDLLGEDVSPIKNFSEVKKTPIDLTESILWKLLVKEKKDKSPNENRVKVTKLKGPVKRNEKKKPAKRKKKKKSPSKVTTKLKETDIEHNVQEQVGKSSPSKVTINLKETDVERNVQEQVGKSSPSKVTINLKETDVERNVQEQVGKSSPSKVTINLKETDVERNVQEQVGKSSPSKVTINLKETDVERNVQEQIGNSSPPMEDTSASKVTTKLKETDVEHNVQEQVGKSSPPVEDTLREQTNSEYKRIIVSENETCIEIRYADDGPKGNNFAFGDISTLSYEFELSDNESERGEKAGVCTITDFQELYCYLPDCVTNGAHTSKLEKVICEFPISDIKEGNACDVKSMSTSISHEKDRHVESDKISKGKYREFQSHNKNLEHDSKADGYRIKSLSPDHQRPSTSVNKARGSVNDIHKRRSPCPVHRRWASSPVYRRQSRSRSLDRRRSISPMSSSSKTSISPLQLLYDETMEEKRRTRLVSRVSRRNQEVDWRRNFSPHRSSFRRKDRDRFRDHDDRYRNDRYHGERYRGHVAMRDSSHNSSSLLEVFDSSKSRILHAPEEKGSTSDGGRRRYSDVVAEKRCETQTENILSENDKVEDSMVTEQLEDGEVVDEECSRNRITPDKSADQLQKEPSAADWLQKEPSTVPSDDDLMTYALVGSSRVENSGEDTPPVIKDNLSLPGASSDQTLDCNRLLEEQPVQETGKLQEKSAQKEANLSSSSSGRTLPPKKRKASSEDMGIQAEKRIRPDNIHALQQLKNLDLDHLLNFVHGEKPR